The DNA region TCGACGTCGGCCCCGGCGCGGAGGCCGGTGCCTTCGCCGGGCAGTGGATCGTCCCCGGCTTCATCGACGTGCACGTCCATGGCGTCCTCGGCCACGACACGCTCGCCGCGCCGGGGAGCGTCGCGGCGATTGCGGCACACCTGCCGCGGTTCGGCTGCACGTCGTTCACGCCGACGACGTTCGCCTGTCCGCCCGATCGCCTCGAGATGCTCGCCATGGCCATCGAGGCCGCGATGGACGCGCCCGCCGCCGAGTCGGCCCGGGTCCTGCCGGCGCATCTCGAGAGCAACTTCATGGCGCCCGACTATCGCGGGGCGCAACCACTGGCGCAACTGTGCCTGCCGCCGGGGGCACCCGCCGACGCGGCGACGCCGGGCACCGCCACCGACTTCACGGCGCAGGACATCCTCGGGGTCATCGAGCGGCATCGTCGTGCCATCGGCAAGCTGACGCTGGCCCCCGAACTGCCCGCGGCGCTCGCCCTGATTCGCAGCCTGGTGGGCCAGGGACACCGCGTGTCGCTCGGACACTCCGGCGCCACGCTCGAGGAGGCGCAGGCAGGCATCGACGCGGGTGCACGGCAGGCGACGCACCTGTTCAACAGGATGCCGGCCTTCACCCACCGGGCGCCCGGCCTGGTCGGCGCGGTGCTCGACGACGACCGCGTCGACGTGGAACTGGTGAGCGACGGCTTCCATGTCCATCCCGTGACGATGCGTGCCGCCATCCGGGCGAAGCGACCCGAGCGGGTGATGGCCATCACCGACGGGTTGGCCGGTGCAGGGCTGGCAGTCGGTGAGCGCTTCGAACTCGGCGGGCGTGGCGTGACGGTACGTGAGCAGGCCTGCTTCCTCGACGATGGGACGCTGGCGGGCAGTCGGCTGACGATGGACCGCGTCTTTGCCAACCTGGTCGGGATGATTGGCCTCACCCCCGTCGAGGCGGCACTGATGACCGCGACGGTGCCCGCCAGGGCGCACGGACTGAGCGATCGCGGCCGGATCGCGGAGGGGTTGCTCGCCGACCTGGTGGTGCTCGACGCCGGGTGGCGGGTGCGCCAGACGCTGGTCGGCGGCGCCGTGGTGTTCGCCGATGATCCTGCCAATCGATAGCGTGGAACGCGCCGTTGAACCCGGCTTTCGGGCATTCCGTCTACATGTGACAACGATGCGACGCTCCCGCGCTCTCCCCTTCTTCGCCCTCGGCGGCCTCCTGCCCTTGCTGGCCGGCTGTGTGGTGCACGTCGATTCGGGGGGCTTCTCGGCGCGCAAGGAGCAGCGGTTCCGCGTCGAGGGGCGGCCCACCATCGATCTCGCGACCTTCGACGGCACCATCGAGGTGCAGGCCTGGGACCGCGACGAAGTGCTGGTGCAGGTCGATTCCCGCGCCTCGTCGCGGGCGCTGCTCGAGGGCATCGACGTCAAGATGAGCCAGCAGGGCCGGCGCATCGCGGTGGAGGCGACCGCGCCCGAGCAGGACGGATGGCAACTGCGCGGCGGCGGCATCAGTCGCACGGCGCGCGTGGTCGCCAGCGTGCCCGTGGACAGCGAGGTGCGGATCCGCAGCGGCGATGGGGCGGTGCACGTGGAGCGCGTCCGTGGAGTCATCGACGCGCGCACCAGGGACGGCCGTATCGTGATGCGCGAGGTCGGCGGCGAGATCGTGGCCGACAGCGGCGACGGCGCGGTGCAGATGGAGGACGTCGACGGGCGCTGCACGGTCAGCACGCGCGACGGCAGCGTGCTCGTGAGCGGCCGCCTCCGCGGCGGGCTGCGGGCCAGCAGCGGCGACGGCACCATCACCGTCCGCGCGGCCGACGGCAGCGTCGTCAATGGCGACTGGCAGATCGAGACCGGCGACGGCGGTGTCGTGCTCGCGCTGCCCGACGTGCTCGATGCCAGCCTCGATGCCCGCACGAGCGACGGCCGCATCTCCCTGAACGGCTTCCCGGACCTGCCGATCGAGCAGGAGGGCGAGGGCCGCCGGCTGCAGGCCGTGCTCGGCAACGGTCAGGGGCGGCTCCGCATCCGCACCGGCGATGGCTCGATCACCCTGAAGCGTTCGTTCGTCCCACCGCCTCCGGCGCCCCCGGCCCCGCCGGCCCCGCCCGTCGCCCCAGAATCGCCACGCTAGGACGGCTCGGCCTTGGGCCTTGGGCCTTCGGCCTTCGCCTTTCATGAGCCCTGAGCCCTGAGCCCTGAGCCATGGACTACGCCTTCCTGGACAGCGCGTAAATCGTCGGGTCCTTCCCGATGGCCTCCACGAAGGCGTCGTGGCGCTCGCGGCACTTGCTGCAGGCCCCGCAGTGCACGCCGCCCACCGGGTTCATGCACGACATCGTGAGGTTCATCGGCGCGCCGACCTGCTGGCCGCGGCGGATCACGTCGGCCTTGTGCAGGTGGCGATAGGGCGTCTCGATGGCGATCCGGTGTGCGAGGCCGAGGGAGAGCGCGTGGGCCATCGCCGCGTAGAATTCGGGCGTGGCGTCGGGGAACGGGTTGCCGGCCAGCGGTCCGAGCGCGATGCGCGAGATCTTCTGGATCGCGCAGTACACGGCCGCCTTGCCGAGCAGCACCACGTTGCGGCCCACGAGGTACACGTCCTCGTCAGGGGTATCGTAGGCCGGTGGCGTGCCGGTCAGTGCCCAGTGCGTCGAGGCGTACACGTCGCGCACGGAAGCCTTCAGCACGTGCAGCGGCGCCAGATGGGAGCGGTCGGGGAAGGCGGCCAACGCCCGCTCGAGCATGGCCTGTTCCTCGCGTTCCCACGCCAGGCCCGAGGTCACGTAAATGGGGTGGACGAAGGCCGTCGTCGCCAGGTCGGCTGCCAGCACCACGCTGTCGAGGCCGCCCGAGCACAGGACCGCCACGCGCTCGGCATGCAGGGTGAATTCGTGATCTACAGACACGTCGTCTTTGACCTCGATGGGACGCTGATCGATTCCCGCCAGGACCTCGCCGATGCGGCCAACGCGATGCTGGCCAGTTACGGCGCCGCCGCCCTGCCCGTTGCCGACGTCGTCGCGATGGTCGGCGAGGGCGCCCGCACGTTGGTCGCCCGCGCCCTGGCGCGCGCGGCCGTCGACGCCGATCCCGACCAGGCGCTGCCGCGCTTCCTCGACGCCTACGACGCGCGCCTCACCGCGAACACCGTGCCGTACCCGGACGTGCCGGAGGTGCTGGCGCGACTGCACGCCCACGCGCGGGTGTCGGTGCTCACCAACAAGCCGCAACGCCCGACCGAGGCCATCCTCGCCGCGCTCGGGCTCGCCGCGCATGTCGACGCGGCCATCGGCGGTGACTCGCCCTACGGCCGGAAACCCGCACCGGGCGCCCTGCAGGCGCTGATTGCCCGGGCCGGCGTCCCGGCGTCCGAGACGCTGATGATCGGCGATTCGTGGGTCGACGTCGAGACGGCCATCGCTGCCGGCGTCGACGCGTGCCTGGCGGCCTTCGGCTTCGGGTACCCGGCGGTCGGCCCGGAGCACCGCGCGCGGGCGCGCTTCACGATCGACGCCGTCACGGAACTCCTCGACCGCGTGCCCGTGGCTCGTTACTGATCGACGAGGACCTTCGACGCGGCGCGCGCGCCGATGACGATGCGGCGGGCGTCGCGGCCCTCGATGGCGACACTGTCGGCGGCGGCATCGCGGGCGACGACGACGATGGCCTCGCCCGGCATCAGGGCACTCTGCTCGATGAACCGGAGGAAATCGGCGTCCTGGTCGGCGACGCGCGCGACGCGCACCGGTTGGCCGAGCGGGCACTCGAGCAACGTGTGATACGCACGCTCGTGCACGCCGCCGTCGGCGTTGGGGATCGGGTCGCCGTGCGGGTCGGCGGTGGGGAACCCCAGCATCTCGTCCATGCGCTGGATCAGCCGATCCGACACGGCGTGCTCGAGGTGCTCGGCCTCGTCATGGACCTCGGCCCAGCTCATGCCCATCACCTGCACGAGGAACAACTCGACCAGCCGGTGTCGCCGCAGCACGAGCGCCGCCAGCTTGTCGCCGGCCGGCGTCAGCCGGACGCCCGCGTACGGTTCGTAGCGGACCAGGCCCGACTCGGCCAGCGCCTTGACCATCGTCGTGGCGGTGCCCGGCACGACGTCGAGCGCGGCGGCGAGCTGTCCCATCGGGACGAGCGCGCCCTGGCCGATGGCGCGTTGCGCGGAGTAGATGGCCTTGAGGTAGTTCTCGACGGTGCTCGAGGGCAGCATGGGCGGTCTGCATTATGGTAATGCCGCGATGCCGGAAATGCCGGGAGTGCCGCAAAGGCCACGCGGGCCGCTCAGCGAGGCCCTGTCCACGCCCGAGGGCAAGGCGCGGTACGTGCGCGAGCTGTTCCACGAGATCGCCCCGCGCTACGACGACATCACCGTGTGGCTGTCGTACGGTCGCGATGCGGCCTGGAAGGACGTGCTGGTGCACATGGCCGCGGTGCAGGCGGGCGAGCCGGCGCTCGACCTCGCCTGCGGTACGGGTGACATCGCGGCGCGGTTGCGCGACGCCGGCGCCTCGGTGACCGGCCTCGACCTCACGCACCGCATGCTCACGCTGGCGGCGGGCAAGCCGGCGCTGCGCGGCATCCACTGGGTGTGTGGCGACATGCTGGCGCTGCCGGTCCCCGACGCCTCGCAGCGCATCGTCACGGCGGGCTACGGCCTGCGCAACGTGCCCGATCTGCGCGCGTCACTGCGCGAGATTCGCCGCGTGCTCGCGCCGGGCGGCCGGTTCCTCTCGCTGGACTTCACGCTGCCGCCGCAGCCGGTCGTGCGCACGGCGTACCTGGCCTACCTGCGCGTGGTCGGCGGGGCGGTGGGGCAGTGGCTGCACGACGACCCGGACACGTACCGCTACATTCCGGAGAGCCTCGAGCGCTATCCGGGCGCGGCGGGCGTCGCCGTGCTGATGCGCGAGGAGGGGTTCTCGCGCGTCGGCTGGTGGCCGTTGATGGGGGGCTTGATGGCCATCAACGGCGGGCAGGTGGCGCGGTAGGACGCAGACGCCGCGGGTGTGGGGCTCACGGCAGTCCCGGGCTGGTGTCGTGGTGATAGAGGAGTCGCAGCCCGCCCCAGATCACCGGGTGCCCCTCTTCGTGTCGGTCCGCGATCGTCTGCTCGGTCGACAAGAGCCCGGCGTCGCGAAGCGATGGCACCTCGCCGAGCACGCGGTCGATCCCGTCCCGCACCCGCCAGTAGTGGGCGTCGTGCAGGAGCAGGTGAGCGCCGGCCGCCAGGTGCGGCACGACTCCGTGCAGGTCGGCGGCCACGCCCTCGGTGGTGTGGTCCCCATCGACGAGCACGAGGTCGAATGGCCCGCCGGCGATTGTTGCTGCGGCCGCGATCGCCCCGGGAGATCTGGTGGTCAGCAGTTGCGTGCGGGCGCCCAACTCGCGCCGCGTCTCCTCGGACCAGCGCGGTGCGGGGTCGATGCAGACGATCAAGGGCTCCGCGCCGAGCGCGCGCCGGAGGATGAGCGCCGACCCGCCTTCGCACGTGCCGATCTCGAGTACGCGCGCGGGTCGCCGCGCGACCGCGAAGGCGTACAGGAGCAGCCGCTCCCGGAAGGTCATCTGGGCTGGGGTGTCGAGGGCTGCGAAGTCGGGCATGCCAGGCGCAGGATACGCCTCCGCAGTGCCCCGGGTAACGGGCACAACGCCGTGGGCCGATAATCGGGGCATGGGACCGCGGCCCGCCTCCGCTACCGGGCAACTCGCATGACGCCGAGCGTCGCTGGAGCGTTCGTGGCCCGCCTCGAGGAGCACCTCGATGGCCGGCGCTTGCTCGACCGCCCCGACCCGGGCCTCGAACCCGAGCCCGCGACGCTGGCGCAGTTGCCGGCTCGCTCACGGATCGCGGCCGCAGCCGCCCGGCTGGTCGACGCCGATGGACTCCTGCCTCCGGACATCGCCGCCCTGGTCGACGGAACCCTTGGGGAACTGGTTCGCACACTGGCGTCCAGCCAGTCTCTTCACGTGGCGGAGTGGACAGCGGCGTCGGACGTGCTCGACGCCCTGGCCGCCAGGCTCGAGGCCTCGGCCGGCGTGGACAAAGGGCCGGACTGATGCGGATCGCCCTCGTGTCCGCCAGCCCGCCGCTGCTGGCGGCTGACGGCATCGCGCGCCAGCGACAGGCGCTCGGTGACGCCCTCCTTGCACTCGGTCATGACGTGCACGCGTTCTGCATCGCCGAGGCGCCCTCGGCGACGGCGACGCGGGTGCCGCATCACGTCGGACACCGGAGCCGCTACGCCAACCCGTGGTATCCCGATCTTCCCGTCCTCGACCGGCCACTGACCGACGCGCAACTTCTCTGGGAACTCGTGGAACGCGAGCACTCCCGACGTCCATTCGACGTCGTCGACGTCCCGCTCTGGATGGCACAGGGGGCGGCCATCGCGGCGCGGAGTCCCGCGCCCGTCGTCGCCTGGCTGCAGACCACCGTGCGTCACCTGGTCGACCTCCAGGCGCGACCGGCTCGCGCCCACGAAGACGTGCTGGCCGAGCTCGACCGACTCGTCC from Luteitalea sp. TBR-22 includes:
- a CDS encoding 7-cyano-7-deazaguanine synthase, with product MAVLCSGGLDSVVLAADLATTAFVHPIYVTSGLAWEREEQAMLERALAAFPDRSHLAPLHVLKASVRDVYASTHWALTGTPPAYDTPDEDVYLVGRNVVLLGKAAVYCAIQKISRIALGPLAGNPFPDATPEFYAAMAHALSLGLAHRIAIETPYRHLHKADVIRRGQQVGAPMNLTMSCMNPVGGVHCGACSKCRERHDAFVEAIGKDPTIYALSRKA
- a CDS encoding HAD family hydrolase, giving the protein MIYRHVVFDLDGTLIDSRQDLADAANAMLASYGAAALPVADVVAMVGEGARTLVARALARAAVDADPDQALPRFLDAYDARLTANTVPYPDVPEVLARLHAHARVSVLTNKPQRPTEAILAALGLAAHVDAAIGGDSPYGRKPAPGALQALIARAGVPASETLMIGDSWVDVETAIAAGVDACLAAFGFGYPAVGPEHRARARFTIDAVTELLDRVPVARY
- a CDS encoding O-methyltransferase, producing the protein MPDFAALDTPAQMTFRERLLLYAFAVARRPARVLEIGTCEGGSALILRRALGAEPLIVCIDPAPRWSEETRRELGARTQLLTTRSPGAIAAAATIAGGPFDLVLVDGDHTTEGVAADLHGVVPHLAAGAHLLLHDAHYWRVRDGIDRVLGEVPSLRDAGLLSTEQTIADRHEEGHPVIWGGLRLLYHHDTSPGLP
- a CDS encoding DUF4097 family beta strand repeat-containing protein; the encoded protein is MRRSRALPFFALGGLLPLLAGCVVHVDSGGFSARKEQRFRVEGRPTIDLATFDGTIEVQAWDRDEVLVQVDSRASSRALLEGIDVKMSQQGRRIAVEATAPEQDGWQLRGGGISRTARVVASVPVDSEVRIRSGDGAVHVERVRGVIDARTRDGRIVMREVGGEIVADSGDGAVQMEDVDGRCTVSTRDGSVLVSGRLRGGLRASSGDGTITVRAADGSVVNGDWQIETGDGGVVLALPDVLDASLDARTSDGRISLNGFPDLPIEQEGEGRRLQAVLGNGQGRLRIRTGDGSITLKRSFVPPPPAPPAPPAPPVAPESPR
- the nagA gene encoding N-acetylglucosamine-6-phosphate deacetylase, producing MLILDGAHVVLPDRILSPGRVVIDGDRVVDVGPGAEAGAFAGQWIVPGFIDVHVHGVLGHDTLAAPGSVAAIAAHLPRFGCTSFTPTTFACPPDRLEMLAMAIEAAMDAPAAESARVLPAHLESNFMAPDYRGAQPLAQLCLPPGAPADAATPGTATDFTAQDILGVIERHRRAIGKLTLAPELPAALALIRSLVGQGHRVSLGHSGATLEEAQAGIDAGARQATHLFNRMPAFTHRAPGLVGAVLDDDRVDVELVSDGFHVHPVTMRAAIRAKRPERVMAITDGLAGAGLAVGERFELGGRGVTVREQACFLDDGTLAGSRLTMDRVFANLVGMIGLTPVEAALMTATVPARAHGLSDRGRIAEGLLADLVVLDAGWRVRQTLVGGAVVFADDPANR
- a CDS encoding metal-dependent transcriptional regulator — protein: MLPSSTVENYLKAIYSAQRAIGQGALVPMGQLAAALDVVPGTATTMVKALAESGLVRYEPYAGVRLTPAGDKLAALVLRRHRLVELFLVQVMGMSWAEVHDEAEHLEHAVSDRLIQRMDEMLGFPTADPHGDPIPNADGGVHERAYHTLLECPLGQPVRVARVADQDADFLRFIEQSALMPGEAIVVVARDAAADSVAIEGRDARRIVIGARAASKVLVDQ
- a CDS encoding ubiquinone/menaquinone biosynthesis methyltransferase, with translation MPEMPGVPQRPRGPLSEALSTPEGKARYVRELFHEIAPRYDDITVWLSYGRDAAWKDVLVHMAAVQAGEPALDLACGTGDIAARLRDAGASVTGLDLTHRMLTLAAGKPALRGIHWVCGDMLALPVPDASQRIVTAGYGLRNVPDLRASLREIRRVLAPGGRFLSLDFTLPPQPVVRTAYLAYLRVVGGAVGQWLHDDPDTYRYIPESLERYPGAAGVAVLMREEGFSRVGWWPLMGGLMAINGGQVAR